Sequence from the Seonamhaeicola sp. ML3 genome:
CATAAGATGAAAATGTACCATCTACCACTTCTTTAACCGCCACCTTGAGTTCATCACTTTTTGGAGAAACACACAACGAATAATCACGTCGCACTTCATTACCGTTAATGGTCGTTTTTAGCGTAATATATTGTCCGGCTTTAAAACTAAACTCATCTTTTAAATTTTCTGGTAAGTTGAAACTAATGCTGACCGATTTATTAGTTTCTCTATGGATGTTTTTAATACTAAGATTATGAAATGATGCCATGCGATTGTTTTTGGCAAAAATAAGGAAGACTTAAGATATATAACCCATATTTACAGGTTAAATACATGCATAAGATTTATATGCATAACTATTTTATGTATATTTGTAAACATGAGTAATCAGAAATTATACAAGGGCAGTTTAGCGACTATCATCTTAAAACTTTTAAATGAGCATGATAGGATGTATGGCTACGAAATTACACAAAGAGTAAAAGAAATCACTAAAAACGAACTAAAAATAACCGAGGGTGCGCTTTATCCTTCGTTACACAAATTAAAGGCCGAAGGCTTACTAGATGTGGAGATTGTTAAAATA
This genomic interval carries:
- a CDS encoding PadR family transcriptional regulator; the encoded protein is MSNQKLYKGSLATIILKLLNEHDRMYGYEITQRVKEITKNELKITEGALYPSLHKLKAEGLLDVEIVKIGNRLRKYYRLTEKGTKETVNKLAELENYIKNMRALVNPKFRFE